One Amorphoplanes digitatis genomic window carries:
- a CDS encoding putative bifunctional diguanylate cyclase/phosphodiesterase has protein sequence MRATFLRSNRRRWSGVALVIVVAILGGAGSCYATQNARGAEQRYAAQRMDRYAGDVTRAITNEIQRYDDTLTDLSIALGAQTDLTSDDITWITNKVGKRGLPGAASLGFVVGTHDSGVAALESFWRSRGEKGLKLRPAPTGGQHAFAIITRSYGGLPIEPGTDVSTTPEIADTLRDAKLYGFAVSRPHVLLKDRALPAAQQQPSFLFAVPVFHMGGGIRGWITMGVHGRDLLTEALRNHAHGAVTADLADAADGSAQVIADASASAAEDYPASLDRVVQVTAGLRTWELRVRPTDRLLEETDRGFVRNTFAVSITITLLLTLLIGLLADARNRAMSRVDAATAALRGDIVRRQEIETRLRERELELEQLALHDSLTGLANRAGLDAVLADVVGARTDIALLLIDLDDFKLVNDAYGHAAGDTMLAAFAQILLAGVRAEDVAARIGGDEFVVLVTDVPDEPSAVAAAQRILATAAATPVRLGDDTVAVRASVGVATGRESDTPKELLRRADVAMYQAKHLGTHGVQLHDPSMIDRRAADAQLSDDLAGALDRGELHVLYQPLVDLAGSRPVGVEALVRWQHPRLGPVSPAQFIPIAERSGTITSIGLFVLETACRQVAGWDGLYVSVNLSPRQLQEPTLVQDVLDVLARTGLAPHRLVLEITESALVDESAGIAMLSEFRAHGIRVAIDDFGTGYSSLHYLTRLPVDILKIDRSFVAELNGTPEGSGITEAVLRLSQVLHLTTVAEGIETTEQAAELQTLGCGIGQGYLFARPLPPAELLEMLVTTAS, from the coding sequence AGCGCATGGACCGCTACGCCGGCGACGTCACGCGGGCGATCACCAACGAGATCCAGCGCTACGACGACACACTCACGGACCTGTCCATCGCGCTGGGCGCGCAGACCGACCTGACCTCCGACGACATCACCTGGATCACCAACAAGGTCGGTAAGCGCGGCCTGCCCGGCGCCGCCTCGCTCGGATTCGTCGTCGGCACCCACGACAGCGGGGTCGCGGCCCTTGAGTCGTTCTGGCGGTCGCGCGGCGAGAAGGGCCTCAAGCTGCGGCCGGCACCCACCGGCGGCCAGCACGCCTTCGCGATCATCACCCGCTCGTACGGCGGCCTGCCCATCGAACCCGGCACGGACGTCTCCACCACGCCGGAGATCGCCGACACCCTGCGCGACGCCAAGCTGTACGGCTTCGCGGTCAGCCGGCCGCACGTGCTGCTCAAGGACCGCGCGCTGCCCGCGGCCCAGCAGCAGCCCTCGTTCCTGTTCGCCGTGCCGGTATTCCACATGGGCGGCGGCATCCGCGGCTGGATCACCATGGGTGTGCACGGCCGCGATCTGCTCACCGAGGCGCTGCGCAACCATGCGCACGGCGCGGTGACCGCCGACCTGGCCGACGCCGCCGACGGCTCCGCACAGGTCATCGCCGACGCCTCCGCGAGCGCGGCCGAGGACTACCCCGCCTCGCTCGACCGGGTCGTGCAGGTCACCGCCGGCCTGCGCACCTGGGAGCTGCGGGTGCGGCCGACCGATCGGCTGCTGGAGGAGACCGACCGCGGGTTCGTCCGGAACACGTTCGCCGTGTCGATCACGATCACCCTGCTGCTGACCCTGCTGATCGGCCTGCTCGCCGACGCCCGCAACCGGGCGATGAGCCGGGTCGACGCCGCGACCGCCGCGCTGCGCGGCGACATCGTGCGCCGCCAGGAGATCGAGACGCGGCTCCGCGAGCGCGAGCTCGAACTCGAACAGCTGGCCCTGCACGACTCGCTGACCGGCCTGGCCAACCGGGCCGGGCTGGACGCCGTCCTCGCCGACGTGGTCGGCGCCCGCACGGACATCGCCCTGCTGCTCATCGACCTGGACGACTTCAAGCTGGTCAACGACGCGTACGGGCACGCGGCCGGCGACACGATGCTGGCCGCGTTCGCGCAGATCCTGCTCGCCGGCGTGCGCGCCGAGGACGTGGCCGCCCGGATCGGCGGGGACGAGTTCGTCGTCCTGGTCACCGACGTGCCCGACGAGCCGAGCGCGGTCGCGGCCGCGCAGCGCATCCTCGCCACGGCCGCCGCCACCCCGGTCCGGCTCGGCGACGACACCGTCGCCGTGCGCGCCAGCGTCGGCGTGGCCACCGGCCGCGAAAGCGACACACCGAAGGAACTGCTCCGCCGCGCCGACGTCGCCATGTACCAGGCCAAGCACCTGGGCACGCACGGCGTACAGCTGCACGACCCATCGATGATCGACCGGCGCGCCGCGGACGCCCAGCTCTCCGACGACCTGGCCGGCGCGCTCGACCGCGGCGAACTGCACGTGCTCTACCAGCCGCTTGTCGACCTCGCGGGCAGCCGCCCGGTCGGCGTCGAGGCGCTGGTCCGCTGGCAGCACCCCCGGCTCGGCCCGGTGTCGCCGGCGCAGTTCATTCCGATCGCCGAGCGCAGCGGCACGATCACGAGCATCGGCCTGTTCGTGCTGGAGACGGCGTGCCGCCAGGTCGCCGGCTGGGACGGCCTCTACGTCAGCGTCAACCTGTCGCCGCGCCAGCTACAGGAGCCCACGCTGGTGCAGGACGTGCTCGACGTGCTGGCGCGTACCGGCCTGGCCCCGCACCGGCTGGTCCTGGAGATCACCGAGTCGGCGCTCGTCGACGAGAGCGCGGGCATCGCGATGCTGAGCGAGTTCCGCGCGCACGGCATCCGGGTGGCGATCGACGACTTCGGCACCGGCTACTCATCGCTGCACTACCTGACCCGGCTGCCGGTGGACATCCTCAAGATCGACCGCAGCTTCGTGGCCGAGCTGAACGGCACGCCCGAGGGCTCCGGCATCACCGAGGCCGTGCTGCGGCTCAGCCAGGTCCTGCACCTGACCACGGTCGCCGAGGGCATCGAGACGACCGAGCAGGCGGCGGAGCTTCAGACGCTGGGCTGCGGCATCGGTCAGGGCTACCTCTTCGCCCGGCCGCTGCCGCCGGCCGAGCTGCTCGAAATGCTGGTCACCACCGCGTCCTGA